In the genome of Astatotilapia calliptera chromosome 18, fAstCal1.2, whole genome shotgun sequence, the window AGGTTGGACTTTGAGCAAATCGGTAACATAAAAGccaatatatttatttacattgcaACTGGCTTGTTAACCTTCAATGGCAAGAAAACTTTAAGTCAGTGTAAACAGATGATCTTgtatttttctacatttttgaAGATTAACCATCAACTTTGCAAAGTTCACACAAAGCATGGTCTTCGTGCTCATCCCTATTTATTGATCAAACAGCTCTTTTTAGTAAATTTTTTCAAGTTGAGTCTTTCATGTTGATTATCACTGATTTTTGGCCTTTGAGCTCTTTCTTAAATGGTgccctgtgtttgtttgtcatgGTGGCATTCACCTTTGCACACTCTAAAGCTTGGCTCGCATAGGTAGGTAACTATGATTGAGCAGCTGAAAAACTGCATGTTTACTGTGTTCACCAGCTTTTTATAGTGTAATGTGGAGTTAACATCTGATATTTAACACCACACACAAAGTACAACAGAGGTGGGTGGTAATGTTTTCGGTTTTAAAGAGTAAGAGTGGGCTCAGTAAAAACCTTTGGATACCCTTGTAGCACCAAGGGTAGATTTCATTCTCAAGGAAAGTCTGCACTAAATCTCACTCATCGTAACTAAATCTAAATTATccaaatattatttttacatttttgttcaaAACCACATGATCTTCACATAGTGCTACAGCCTAGATGAGTCCGTGCTATAGCCTAGAAGTCGAATTACCAAAAATGTGCAGGGAATCAAGGAACCATGAATATCATGTTTCATATCGGTCCACTCAATAGTTATAACCACCTAATCAATAACTGCTTGTTCAGTCAACAAGGTAACCAGAATTTTGTGGTAGTCCATTAAATTAATAAAGAGTGTGATTTTACTCAAATTTACTTGCATTCAATTAAAGTCCTTTGTTtagtttctctctctcacacatacactctctctctctcccccctctccttctgtctctgtctctgtttgaTTTGGGGGAAGTGCTAGTCAGCCtcaaaggctttaaaaacaacaggggtttactgtctgcatgtgtgggtcgcagaacagagaaagagaaaaggtaAGATCATCTTTTTGGGcttaaagtgtttgtttttaaggctTTAAGTCTTTTGTTCTGAAGGTCAAACATATTAACTATTGTAGGGGTGTATTTTGTGGAATTCCAACTAATGCAGTTTAACCACAGAGATCTGTTCCTGTCTTGTACACTTTAATACTTGTTATACATCTAAACATTTAAATtaggagaggaaaagaaatggCGACCCGAAAAGGCTTTAATTATCTAACAAAAGTGATCCAGATCACGTTGAAACAGAGAGACAGTACACTctgagtctgtctctgtctgtctttgcttTGATGCTTGCATGTTCTCCATGTGCCCCAAAATACCTCTGTGCCCGCTGTTTACCCCGGCTCTTTTTGCAGATTATCTTCGCATGTAAAGACAGACACAATGATGTTTTgctcttttaattatttttggatCAGACTGAGCGCTACTGATTGAACCCCAGACTGCCTAGTCTGCATGTGCTATCTCCTTTCCCCTGACTTTGTGCCACAAAGCCTTGGAAAAGATTTTTTCTCTTCACTTCTTCACATCAGGTGCaaaaaaattgttgtttttgttttttcaattattgCACAATGTCTTTCTTGTCAGGTAGATACAGTCCAGGCTGCCAGGGAGAGACAATGGGCTCTCTCTTGATGTTGTGGCTGTTCGCAGCATTGCCAGGCCTGCTGTGGGCCTCACACAGCACTCTGATTGTGGAGGGGGACAATGATGCCTCCAGGATCTGCAAACCTGCCCCCCAGTGGGACATTAAGGGATATGCACCCATGCGAGACCTGTTGGGAAACGTGGCTGTGGTGGCGCTGCTGAAGGCTGCCTGACAGTTCTGCCTCAGGCAGGCATCCAAGTAAGAAAGTTGTAATAGTTAAAACTCctatttttaagttttattttgaagagtaaaCCCATTAACCagttgtatgtatttttttactgGCTTCTTAATAATACAATTTTCTCTATAGTCTTGTTATTTTCTGAAACACTATTTCCCGATAGTCCTCAAatttgtattttagtttaaaaaaagtcattttaaatagaCTTCTAGATAGCATGttgttaaaggaaaaacagaaaaggaatcCACACCATCTTTATACAGACCTTAAATCTCTCATGTGTTTACTGAAATTGCTCGGATACAACATTACAGTATACCAATATTAACAATATAAGAAGAATTATGTATTATTAGACCATATAATCCgagctgatttttttgtcttattttgaagagtaaaattaagaaaaatgtaaaacaaacatgatCTTTGTACAAAAGGTGTTCTTGTGGAGAGACAGTTGCTCAGAATTCCTCTTATAAGCCTCTGAACATGATTCTGCTGCACAATTAGTGTAGTAAAGATTTatcatccttttattttttttctcttaaaactTGAAGACAGACAAGCCCTCCGTGTTCCTTGAGTCGAGGCTTTGACGTCCTGTGATTCTAGAAAAACCTTTTCCAACTGTCCAGATTAACAGCGATGTGAGATTATACCCAGCTCTCTATCTTGTCTTCCATCTGTTCATCTGTAGAATTGGAGGCCTGCGTGATAGGCTGAATCGCAGCAACATGACTGAAGTGTCTTTCATAATAGTAAATGAGCGTGACGCTCATTCCAGAGCAATGTATTGGGAGCTGAAGAGAAGTGCTCCCACCGGGGTCCCCGTGTTTCAGCAGCAACCTCTTCAAAATGACGTGTGGGAGGCTCTGGACGGAGACAAAGATGACTTCCTGGTTTATGACAGGTGAGATGAACCTGCCCTCATGACATTTACCtcatatttttgattttatttagggcaaaacactttaaatgtttgaaCTTTGCTTTAAATCATGCATGTGAACGGTTACATAGATAGCAGGACTTAAAACAGGGTAATGTAGATAATGGTATGATGTGTACATGAAGGAGTAGAGGAGAGAACATGTATAAAACCCCATGCAGACGGAAAAAGTTGTTCTTCCTTTAGTTCCACAcacatttcatatttatatgcatcATGTGGACGTTATGAATTTGAGTTTCaattctccctctctttctgctTCATTTTCTCCAGGTGTGGTCTCCTCACCTTTCATATAGTGATGCCTTACAGTTTTCTGCATCACCCATTCGTAGAGGCTGCAATCAGAGCAACTTATCAGAAAAATATCTGTAACTGCACTGTGAGTGATCAGTGGAAAAATGTGTGCGAAATGAATGAAGTCCAATGTTATAGTTCACAGAACTAATCAACAGACCCGGGCGTACCCCGTCATTTATCCTATGACATCTGGGATGAATGGATGcatggaaggatggatggatgaaggaaTGGAAGGATAGATGGATGaaggaatggatggatggaaagatGGGTAGATggttggatgaatggatggatgaatgaatt includes:
- the selenop2 gene encoding selenoprotein Pb, with the translated sequence MGSLLMLWLFAALPGLLWASHSTLIVEGDNDASRICKPAPQWDIKGYAPMRDLLGNVAVVALLKAAUQFCLRQASKIGGLRDRLNRSNMTEVSFIIVNERDAHSRAMYWELKRSAPTGVPVFQQQPLQNDVWEALDGDKDDFLVYDRCGLLTFHIVMPYSFLHHPFVEAAIRATYQKNICNCTHNSTSSVGGNNIRKNGTAQLVDEGSEVADTASGGTHHHHHHDHHHDDPPSHQHHHDQHSSHQNQSLHQQDQGDSTSHHHHHHSPHQQHQHDH